CGAAAACGCCGGCGCCGATCATCGAACCGAGTCCGATGAAAACGGCGTCGGCCAGGCCGAGCCTGCGGGCCAAAGGCATTGCGGGGTCCTCCCGTGGGGTCAGTTCGCGAGACAGCGAACCACGCGCCGTCCGTCTGGCATAGGCTCGGGTCTCGTGCCCACGTCTTCGCCGCTGTCCCGCCTGTCCGCCGACGGACCGGTCCGCGACGGCATCCCCGATCACGGCCGCGTGCCGCGCTACTACGCGGTGAAGGTCGAACTGCTGGCCGTCATCGCCGAATTGGGCGAAGGCAGCGCGCTGCCCACGGAACGCGAACTGTGCGAACGGTTCGAGGTCTCCCGCGCGACGGTCCGGCAGGCGGTGGGCGAGCTGGTCCTCGAAGGCAGGCTGTCACGACGGCAGGGGAGCGGCACGTACGTCGCTCCGCCGAAGCTGGTGCAGCCGCTCGCGCTCGTCAGCTACACCGAAGGCCTGCGCCGCCAGGGAATCCGGCCCGGCCGCACGCTGATCACGCTCGAACGCCGCGCCGCGGGCACCGGATTGGCCGCCGACCTGCGGATCGAACCGGCCGCCGAAGTGCTCCACCTGGAACGCGTCCTGCTCGCCGACGACGAACGCGTCGGCCTCGAATCGACCTTTCTCCGCGCCGACAAGTTCCCCGAGCTGCTGGAGGATTTCGACCCGGAGCAGTCGCTGTACGCATACCTGCGCGACGAACTGGGCGTGGTCTTCGACGGGGCCGAGGAGCGCGTCGAGACAGTGCTCGCGACGCCCCGCGAGGCGCTGCTCATCGGCACGAATCCGGCGCTGCCGATGCTGCTGATGCACCGCGTGTCGTGGGGCCCGGACGGCGAGCCGTTCGAACGGGTCCGCTCGCTTTACCGCGGGGACCGGCTGAGTTTCGTGACGCGGCTGAACCGCGTCGAGTAGCTGTCACATCCGGTGCCGCCGGTTCGTTCCCTCCTCATCGAACGGAGGGAACGAACCATGGAGATCGCACTGTGGACCGCTCAGGCGGCGCTGGCCTTGCTTTTCGCTTTGTCCGGGGTGCTGAAGTCGACGATGTCGCGGCAACGGCTGCTCGAGACCGGGCAAACCGGCGTGGCCGCGTATCCGATGCCGGTCGTGCGCTTCGCCGCGATCTGCGAACTCGCCGCGGTGCTCGGCCTGATCCTGCCCCGGCTGACCGGGATCGCCCCGATGCTCACCGGGTGGGCGGCGGTCGGCCTGGCTGTGGTGATGATCGGCGCGATGGCGGGGCACTGGCGGCTGGCAGTCACGGAGCACCGGCCGGCGGAGTACCGCAACGTCGCGGCGAATGTCGTGATCCTGGGGGTATGCGTCTTCGTCGCCGCGGGTCGCCTGTGAAGATAACGGAACGGTAACTCATCCGGTCCAATATTCGAGGCTGCTTCACCTGGCGTTCCCCGTGCCGACAGGCTCTGTTGAGCGCGGGCGGCGACTGTTGCGGCCGTGCGAATCCTCATCGTTGGCGGCGGCGTGCTCGGCACGCAGCACGCCTGGCAGGCCGTGGAACGCGGCCACGAAGTCCTCCAGCTCGAACGCGAGCCGGAGGCGCGCGGAGCGTCCGTCCGCAACTTCGGGCTGGTCTGGGTCGGCGGCCGGGCCGCTGGTCCGGAGCTGGAGACGGCGGTGCGCGCCCGCGAGCTGTGGGAGCGGATCGGCGAACGTGTGCCCGCGCTCGGGTTTCGGCCCAACGGCTCGCTGACCGTTATCCGCACCGACGCCGAATTGGCCGTCGCGCAGGAGGTCGTCGCCGGGCCGGAGGCGGCGGAGCGCGGCTTCAAACTCCTCGACGCGAAGGAGACCCGGGCGCTGAACCCGGCTCTGCGCGGCGATTTCACCGGCGCGTTGTGGTGCGAGCGAGACGCGGCGGTCGAACCGCGGACCGCGCAGCCTGCGCTCCGGGAAGCGCTCGCAGCGAGCGGTCGTTACCGCTGGCTGCCCGGCCGTGAGGTGCGGAACCTGACGGAAAACGGCGTGGTCGACGATCACGGCGAGCGGCACGAGGGCGACGTCGTGGTGTTCTGCACCGGCGCGTGGCTCGGCGGGCTGGTCCGCGAGATCGCGGGCGAGATCCCGGTGCGGCGGGTCCGGCTGCAGATGGCGCAGACCGAACCGCTCGGCGAACCGTTGCCCACCAGCGTCGCGGACGGCGACAGCTTCCGGTACTACCCGGCGTACCGCGGCACGGCGCTGGACGCGATGAACGAAGGCCAGCCGCAGGGCGAAGTCGCCGCGCAGAACGCGATGCAACTGCTGATGGTGCAGCGTCGCGACGGCTCGCTCACCATCGGCGACACACACGAGTACGAGCAGCCGTTTTCCTTCGACGTCACCGAAGACCCGTACGAACACCTCGCCGAAGTGGCGGCCGCGTTGTTCGGCCGACCGCTGCCGAAGATCCGCCGTCGCTGGGCTGGCGTGTATGCCCAGGCGACCGACCAGGCCGCGGTCGTGCACCGGGAACGCCTGTCCGGCAACGCTTTCCTCGTCACCGGCCCTGGCGGCCGGGGGATGACCTGCTCGCCCGCAATCGCCGAAGACACCGCAAAGGAGCTGGACTGGTGACCACCGAACTCGTCGTGTTCGACATGGCCGGAACGACCGTCGCGGACGACGGACTGGTCGAACGCGCGTTCACCGCGGCGATCGCCGCCGCCGGAGTGTCCGAAGAGGACGAACGGTACGCGGGAATGCTCGACTACGTCCGGGAAACCATGGGCCAGTCGAAGATCACCGTATTCCGCGCGCTGCTCGGCGACGAAGACCTCGCCCAGCGCGCGAACGCCGAATTCGAAGGCTCGTACGGACGGCTGGTCGCGGCCGGGGAGTGCAAGCCGGTCCCGGGTGCGGAAGAAACCATCCGCGGCCTGCGGGAGAAGGGCGTCCGCGTCGCGTTCGTCACGGGCTTCGCACCCATGACCCAGCGCGCCCTTCTGGATGCACTCGGCTGGCCCGACCTCGCCGACCTCGCGCTCGCTCCCGGCGACGGCGTGCGCGGCCGTCCGTATCCCGACCTTGTCCTCGCTGCCGCATTGAAGCTGCAGGTCACCGACATGCGCAACATCGCGGTCGTTGGCGACACCCCCGCTGATGTCCGGACCGGCCTCGCCGCCGGCGCCGGAATCGTCGCCGGAGTGCTCACCGGCGCCGGCGACCGCGGCGAGCTGGAAGCCGCGCGCGCCACTCACGTTCTCGACTCCGTCTCCGCCCTCCCCGCCGTACTCGAAGGAGCCACTCAGTCATGAGAATCCGGAAAGCGACCATCGTCGCTCTCGTCGCGACCCTCGCCGGCCTGCTGTCCGCGTGCGGCGGCACGGCGGGCGGCGCGTCCGGCGACCAGACCGTCACCGTGTACACCGCGGACGGGCTGGAGGACTGGTACAACGCCCGGTTCGCCGAGTTCAAGCAGCAAACCGGCATCACCGTCCAGGCCGTCACCGCCGGATCCGCCGAGGTCGTTTCGCGCGTGGGCAAGGAAAAGGCCAACACCCAGGCCGACGTCCTCGTGACGCTCCCGCCGTTCGTCCAGCAGGCAGCGAAGGAGGGCCTGCTCGCGGCGTCCGCGCCGAAGGGCGTCGACCAGGTCCCGGCCGCGCAGAAGGACCCGCAGGGCCGCTACTACGCGCTGATGAACAACTACCTCAGCTTCATTTACAACCCGCAGCAGGCGAACCCGGCCCCGAAGACCTGGAACGACCTGCTCGACCCGAAGTACAAGGGCAAGCTCCAGTACTCGACGCCGGGCGAGGCGGGCGACGGCACCGCGGTGCTGCTGCAGGCCCAGCACGTCTTCGGCGACCAGGGCGCGCTCGAATACCTCGGCAAGCTGCAGGCGAACAACGTCGGGCCGTCGTCCTCCACCGGCAAGCTGCAGCCGAAGGTGGCGAAGGGCGAGGTGCTCGTCGCGAACGGGGACCTGCAGATGAACCTCGCCGAGATCGACAAGAGCGGCGGGTTCTCGGTGTTCTTCCCGGCCGACGCGCAGGGCAAGCGGTCCACCTTCGCGCTGCCGTACTTCGCCGGTCTGGTCAACAACGCGCCGCACGCGGACAACGCGCGCAAGCTGCTCGACTTCCTGTTCTCGCCGGAAACCCAGGCGAAGGCCAGCGACGCGTACGGCATCCCGGCCCGTTCCGACGTCAAACCGCAGGGCCCCAAGGCGGAGAAGATCGCCGCCGCGATGTCCGGAGTGGACATCTGGACGCCGGACTGGAACGCCGTCCTCGGCCGTCTCGACGCCGACCTCGCCGCGTACCGGAAGGCCACCGGGCAGTGACTCCGGCAGTGGAGCTCCGCGGCGTATCCGTCCACTTCGGAGCGACGCAAGCGCTTGCGCCGCTGGATCTCTCGGTAGCGCGCGGCGAAACGCTCGCGCTGCTGGGACCGTCCGGTTCCGGCAAGTCGACCGCGCTCAAGGCGCTCGCCGGGTTCCTCCGGCCGAGCGCCGGCCGGGTGCTGCTCGACGGCCAGGACGTCACCGACCTGCCGCCGCATCGGCGTGGCCTCGGCGTAGTCGTGCAGAGTTACGCGCTGTTCCCGCACCAGCGCGTCGCCGACAATGTCGCGTTTGGACTGAAGGCGCGAAAGATGCGCCGGGCCGACGTCACGCGGCGGGTCGGCGAGGTGCTGGAACTGGTCGGGATGAGCGAGTACGCGCGCCGGTATCCCCGCGAACTGTCCGGTGGGCAACAGCAGCGGGTCGCGTTGGCGCGGGCGCTCGCGATCCGGCCGAATGTCCTGTTGCTGGACGAGCCGCTGTCCGCATTGGACGCCGCGCTGCGCGAGGACATGGTCGCGGAACTGCTGCGGTTGCGGGCCGAATTGCCGGATACGACGCTGATCTACGTCACGCACGACCAGAGCGAAGCGCTCGCGCTCGCCGACCGGATCGCCGTGCTGCGCGACTCCCGGCTGGTGGAACTCGGTCCGTGCGAACAGCTTTACCGCCGTCCGGCCACCGAGTTCACCGCGAGCTTCCTCGGCGCGGCGAACCTGATCCCGGTCGAACTGGTCCGTGCCGACGGGACGGTCGCGACGGTCCGGCTGGCCGGGCGTGAGCTGTCCGCCGAACCGTCCGGCACGCTTCAGCCGGAGCGTCCGGTGGCGCTCGGCGTGCGGCCGCACCGCATTTCGGTCGGCGAACCCGGTCCGGACACCTTCCCGGCGCTGGTGCGCGGCGTGCAGTGGCGCGGTTCCGGATACCGGCTCGACCTGCGGCTCACCGACGAGGTCTGCGACATCCGCGCCGAGGTGCCGGACAGCCCGGTGCTGCCCGCCGTCGGCGACCGCGTCGGAGTGTCCATTCCGGACGGTTGCCCGCTGGTGGGGGTGGGCGGATGACCGGCCTCGCCCTCGGCGCCGCCGCGGTCGCCCCGGTTCGCCGCGGTACGCGGCCCCGCCGGTACCGGATCGGCTGGCTGCTCCCGCCCGCGATCGTGGTCGCCGGGTTCTTCGGCTATCCGCTGGTGCTGGTGCTCCTGCAGTCGTTCACCGCGCAGGACGGCAGTTTCGGGCTTTCGGTGTGGACGCAGGTGCTGTCGTCGCCGGAGTTCGGCCGCGCGGTGTGGCAGACGGTGTTGCTGGCCTTGGGTTCGACGGTCGGCTGCGTGCTGCTCGGCGGATTTCTCGCGCTGGTTGTCGCGTTCGTCCCGTTCCCCGGCGCGACGCTGCTGGCCCGGCTGGTGGACACGGTGCTGGCGTTCCCGTCGTTCCTGATCGCGCTGGCCTTCACCTTCCTTTACGGCGGTGCCGGGGTCTTCGGGACCGCTGGATTTCTGTACTCGCCGTGGGGCGTGCTGCTCGCCGAGATCACCTTCTACACGCCGTTCGTGATGCGGCCCGCGCTCGCCGCGTTCAGCCAAGTTCCGTCGGCGCAGCTGGACGTGGCGGCGAGCCTCGGCGCGCGGCCGGGTCGCGTGCTGTGGCGCGTGGTGCTGCCGGAAGCGTTGCCGTCGCTCGCTTCCGGGGCATGTTTGGTGCTGCTGTTGACGATGAACGAGTTCGGCATCGTGCTGTTCCTCGGCGCCAAGGGCGTCTCGACGTTGCCGATGCTGGTGTACGGCAAGGGAATCGTCACGTTCGACTTCCCGGCCGCGTCGGTGGTCGCGGTGGTGAACGTGGTGCTTTCGCTGGTGCTCTACGCGGTTTACCGGCGAGTGGTCGGGAAGGGAGGGCGTCGTGCTGCTGTGGACGCGGCGTAGCCGATTGCTGGTGTGGCTGGTGTTCGGCGTGGTTTTCCTCGGGGTGGTGGCCGCGCCGCTGGTGATGATCGTGCTGGCGTCGTTCGCCGGGAGTTGGACCGGCGTGCTGCCCAGCGGGCTCACCGGGGCGCATTACGCCGAGGCGCTGTCCGGTGAGACTTTCGCGAGCCTGTCGGTGAGCGTGCAGACCGGCGTGCTCACGTCGCTGGTCTCGGTGGTGATCGGGACCTGGGCCGCGCTGGCCGTCGACCCCGCGCCGCCGCGGCTGCGCCGGATCGCGGATTCGCTGTTCCACCTGCCGATCGCCGTGCCGTCGGTGGTGCTGGGGCTCGCGTTGCTGGTGGCGTTCAGCCGTCCGCCGATCGCGTTCAACGGCACGCGCTGGATCGTCCTGGCGGGACACCTGATGATCCTGCTGCCCTTCGCGTACAGCACGGTTTCGGCTGCGCTGCAACGCGTCGACCCGCTGCTCGCCCAGGCTGCGGCGAGTCTCGGCGCGCGTCCGTTGCGGGTGTTGCTGCGAGTCCGGCTGCCGGTGCTGCTGCCCGCGATGTCGGCTTCGGCCGGTTTGGCGCTGGCGATGTCGATGGGCGAATTGGGAGCGACGATGATGCTTTATCCGCCGGACTGGCGAACGCTCCCGGCGACCATTTTCTCCCTCACCGACCGAGGCCAGGTGTTTCTCGCGTCGGCGAGCACGGTGCTGTTGCTGGTGGTGACGCTGGCCGGAGTGGTGCTGCTGGGGCTCGTGCGGGGGAAGGCTTCGGCCCGGTGAAATAGTTTTTCCCGCCCCGATGCAACCTCACGCGCCGCGATTCCGTCCGCGGTGCATGCGGACTACAGGGAAAATCGTGGGAGCGAGCGCGCTGCTGCTGACGGTCGCGGCGTGCGGGGGCAACGGAACCGTGGCTGCGCCGGTTTCCTCGGGGCCGCCGTCCAGTTCGGTGTCGGCGTCCTCGCCGCCGCCTTCGTCGTCTTCGCCGTCGGTTGTGCCGCCGCCGGTGTCCGGGCCGCCGAAGAGCCGTCCTACTCAGGGCGTGCCGCCTGGGGACACCGCGCCCGCGGCTGGGCAGGTCAATGCTTCGGCGCTTCCGGCTGGGTATCCCCACGACGTCACGCTCGCGGAGGGTGGCTCGGTAGTGGTGATCCAGGCTGAGGAGGGCGGATGCGACAAGATCAGCGCGAAGGCGGGGGAGCAGACGGCTGCCCAGGTCGTCGTGCTGGTGACGATTACCAAGGCCCCGCACGGGCAGATGTGTCCCATGCACGTGCGGGAGATTTCGTTGCCGGTGCGGCTGGCCGCGCCGCTGGGCGGGCGGGAATTGGTGCTGAAGCCCGGTCCGTGAAGATCGGGTGCAACCCGGCCGGGCGGTCGGTCCGTCTAGGGGGCATGAGGTACTCGACGAAGCTGATCGGAACGACACGACTGGCGGGCGCGGCCCTGGTGCTCACTGCGGCGGCCGCGTGCGGCAGTCCGACGAGCATGGCGAACGCACCAGCGTCCGGGACCGAGACTGCGCCGGCGAGCGCCAGCACCTCGGTTTCGGTCCCGCCGCCGGGGAAGCCGCAGTTCGATCCTCCGCAGGGGGCGGTGCGGGTTCCGGACAACCGGGTGGACGGGGCCGCGTTGCCCAAGACGTTTCCCAAGGAGGTTTATTCGGAGAACGGGGGGACGGTGCTTGTGGTGCGGGCTGAGGAAGGGGGGTGCGGGCATGCGCTCGGGGAGGCTGTTGAGCAGACTGCCCAGCGGGTTGTGGTGGATTTGAGCGAGACCAAGGCGCAGACCGGGCAGATGTGCACGATGGATTTGCGGCATCCGGTGATTTCGGTGGGGCTGGCGGCGCCGTTGGGGGAGAGGGTTGTGGTTTTGAAGCAGTCTCCGCCTCGGTGAGGTCGGGCGGCTCGTCGCCCTGGGGGGCGACATTGCCCCGCCCCTGGTTGCGTGGGGCACCCCGATTGTTGATTGTGCTGACGGTTCGGGGGTGCTTGTCAAGGCGGGAAAGATGCCTTGACAAGCACCCCCGAACCGCAGGGCGGCTTTGTATCGGGGATGGGGGAGGGGTGGGTGCCCCCGGTGTTTGGGTGCACTGGCGGCGGTTTGTTGCGCGGCTTGGGTGTGTGGTTGCTTTGAGTGGGGCGGCGGGCGGGTCGCGGGTAGCGCCCCAATGTGGCATTGGGTGCATGGGACGCACCCAATGTGGCGTTCGTTGCGTCTGACGCACCCAATGTGGCTTTGGGGGATCCCGGCGGGGTCGGCGCGGAGCGGTCCGTGAAGGGCTCCTTGAGGGAATCTAATTCCCTCAAGGAGCCCTTCACGTCCGGCGGAGGGTCGTGAGGGGAACCCTCAGGGACTTCGGGCGCGGCGGTCCACAGTGGACGCTTGGTCAGTAGGCGGCTGGTTGAGGGTGCGTCGATGGCAGTGCCGGGTGTGCGGTCCTAGGCTTGGGTGATGGGAACTCGCCAGGTTTCGCGCAGCGCGGTTGTCGCTGCTGTGCCGGAGCGGATTTTCGCGTTGCTTGCTGATCCGGCGCAGCATCCGTTGATCGACGGGTCGGGGACGGTGCGGGCCAGTCGGGGGAAGGCGCCTGCGCGATTGTCGTTGGGGGCGCAGTTCGGCATGGAGATGCGGATGGGGGCGCCGTACCGGATTCAGAACACCGTGGTCGAGTTCGAGGAGAATCGGCTGATTGCCTGGCGGCACTTCGCTGGGCATCGATGGCGTTGGCTGCTTGAGCCGACCGGGGACGGGCGGACCGAAGTCACCGAGACGTTTGACTGGTCTACTGCGCGGTCGCCGCTGGCTATTCGGTTGCTGGGGTTTCCCCAGCGCAACGCCGAGGCCATCGAGAAGACTCTCGCCCGGTTGGGCGGGATGTTTCCCGGATGACCTCGGCGCCTGGGGATCAGCGGAAGCTGATTTGCAGGACTGGTTCGCTGGTTTCGGAGAAGAAGTCGTTGCCCTTGTCGTCGATCACGATGAACGCGGGGAACTCTTCGACCTCGATTTTCCAGACTGCTTCCATGCCGAGTTCGGCGTACTCGAGCACGTCGACCTTCTTGATGCAGTCCTTCGCCAGCCGGGCGGCCGGGCCGCCGATCGAGCCCAGGTAGAAGCCGCCGTGTTCCTTGCACGCGGCGGTGACCTGCTTGGAGCGGTTGCCCTTCGCCAGCATCACGAGCGAGCCGCCCGCTGCCTGGAACTGGGCGACGTACGAGTCCATCCGGCCGGCCGTCGTCGGGCCGAACGAGCCGGACGCGTAGCCGTCGGGGGTTTTCGCCGGGCCCGCGTAGTAGACCGGGTGGTCGCGGAGGTACTGCGGCATCTCTTCGCCCGCGTCCAGGCGCTCGGCGATCTTCGCGTGCGCGATGTCGCGCGCCACGACCAGCGGGCCGGTCAGCGACAGACGCGTCTTCACCGGCAGTTGCGCCAGCTGTGCGCGGATCTGGTCCATCGGCTGGTTCAGATCGACCGACACGACCTCGTCGGACAGGCCGTCCTCGGTGACGTCCGGCAGGAAGCGGGCCGGGTCGCGTTCGAGTTGTTCGATGAACACGCCCTCGCTCGTGATTTTCGCCTTGGCCTGGCGGTCGGCCGAGCAGGACACCGCGACGCCGACCGGGCAGCTCGCGCCGTGCCGCGGCAGGCGGATCACCCGGACGTCGTGGCAGAAGTACTTGCCGCCGAACTGCGCGCCGATGCCGAACTGGCGCGTCATCTCCAGCACCTGCTGCTCGAGGTCGCGGTCGCGGAAGGCGTGGCCCAGCTCGGAACCCTCGGTCGGCAGGTTGTCCAGGTAGCGCGCGGAGGCGAGCTTCGCGACCTTGAGGTTGAACTCGGCCGACATGCCGCCGACGACGATCGCCAGGTGGTACGGCGGGCACGCGGCGGTGCCCAGGCTGCGCAGCTTCTCGTCCAGGAACCGGGCGAGCCGCTTCGGGTTCAAGACCGCCTTCGTTTCCTGGTACAGGAACGTCTTGTTCGCGCTGCCGCCGCCCTTGGCCATGAACAGGAACTCGTACGACGGGTCCGCCGAATCGGAGTCCTTGTGATACAGCTCGACCTGCGCGGGCAGGTTCGTGCCGGTGTTGCGCTCTTCCCAGAAGTTGATCGGGGCCATCTGCGAGTAGCGCAGGTTCAGCTGCTGATAGGCGTCGAAAATGCCCTGCGAAAGCGCGCGCTCGTCGTCGCCGCCGGACAGCACGCCCTCGGTGCGCTTGCCGATGACGATCGCGGTGCCGGTGTCCTGGCACATCGGCAGCACGCCGCCGGCCGAGATGGCCGCGTTGCGGAGGAGGTCCATCGCGACGAACCGGTCGTTGCCGCTGGCTTCGGGGTCGTCGACGATCGCGCGCAGCTGCTGCAGGTGTGACGTACGCAACAGGTGCTGGATGTCGGTGATCGCCGTGCGCGCGAGCGTCGTCAGCGCCTCCGGATCGACCTTCAGAAACTTCCGCCCGGCGGCTTCGACGGTCTCGACGCCGTCGGCGGTGACCAGCCGGTACTCGGTGGTGGTGTCCTTGCCGAGCGGCAGGACTTCGGTGTGCTGGAACGTGGTGGGCGGCACAGCGAGGCTCCTTTGCCCTGATCGGGATGGGCTCACGGTACTCAGCGGGTTCCGCCCGGTCGCACGGGCGCGGGGACGCTGTGGGATAGCGCACTCCGCGGCTTTTCGGGCAGGCATGGGGCGGACATGGTCGGGAGGCCGGGCCCACCCCGACGGACCCGACCTCCCGGGGAAAGCGGACCGGATGCGCACACATCCGCTCCGCGTGACTGACGGGACCACCGCCGGCGCGTTGACCGGACGCCGCACAGCGGGGGTCGCGAACGCTTGCTACCCACTGCCCAGAACCGCCAAACGCGAACGAGAGGCGAATTCCACGATCGGGCGCGCGGAGTGGTGACGGGATTGCGGTGGGTGCCTGGGAAAGCGGGATAAATGGGAGGAATCGGGACGCGGAAGGAGGAATTTGCGCGCAGGAGTGACAGGAGGGGTTGGCGAGGCTGCTGAGGCTGGTGGGGTTGATGTGGCGATTTGTCGGCAAATTACGACGGTGTTCCGCGGGGCGGCAGGCGGGGAATCCGGTGCTGGCCACGGCAAACTCCGGGTTGGCCAGCGCGTCAGCTCGAATCAGCCTGCGGGGTGGTCCTCGTGGCGTTGGGCGGGTGGGGGAATCCGGCGCCGGGCACGGCAACTCTGGGTTGGCCAGCGCGTCCGCTCGAATCAGCTTGCGGGCTGGTCCTGGTGGCGTTGGGCGGGTGGGGGAATCCGGTGCCGGGCACGGCAAACTTCCGGGTTGGCCAACTGTGTCGGCCTGACTCAGCCCGCTGACCGGTCTCCGCAGCCTCCGGCGGAGGAAGTCCGGTGCCGGGCACGGCAAGTCCCAGTCAGCCAGTCGCGTCAGCCCGAATCAGCCCGCCATCCGGCCCCGCGGCGTTCCGCGAGTCGGTGAACCGGGGAATTGGCGCCGGACACGACAAAACCCCCGGTCCGAAAGCCGAACCGAGGGTTTTGCGCAACCAGCGGCGCGAACCGCTGCCCACCGAAACAATCTCCTGGCCGAGAATTCCCGTCCCGCCTGACCGGGTCCCCACCCGGTCC
The nucleotide sequence above comes from Amycolatopsis sp. AA4. Encoded proteins:
- a CDS encoding ABC transporter permease, which codes for MLLWTRRSRLLVWLVFGVVFLGVVAAPLVMIVLASFAGSWTGVLPSGLTGAHYAEALSGETFASLSVSVQTGVLTSLVSVVIGTWAALAVDPAPPRLRRIADSLFHLPIAVPSVVLGLALLVAFSRPPIAFNGTRWIVLAGHLMILLPFAYSTVSAALQRVDPLLAQAAASLGARPLRVLLRVRLPVLLPAMSASAGLALAMSMGELGATMMLYPPDWRTLPATIFSLTDRGQVFLASASTVLLLVVTLAGVVLLGLVRGKASAR
- a CDS encoding GntR family transcriptional regulator, with translation MPTSSPLSRLSADGPVRDGIPDHGRVPRYYAVKVELLAVIAELGEGSALPTERELCERFEVSRATVRQAVGELVLEGRLSRRQGSGTYVAPPKLVQPLALVSYTEGLRRQGIRPGRTLITLERRAAGTGLAADLRIEPAAEVLHLERVLLADDERVGLESTFLRADKFPELLEDFDPEQSLYAYLRDELGVVFDGAEERVETVLATPREALLIGTNPALPMLLMHRVSWGPDGEPFERVRSLYRGDRLSFVTRLNRVE
- a CDS encoding 2-aminoethylphosphonate ABC transporter permease subunit produces the protein MTGLALGAAAVAPVRRGTRPRRYRIGWLLPPAIVVAGFFGYPLVLVLLQSFTAQDGSFGLSVWTQVLSSPEFGRAVWQTVLLALGSTVGCVLLGGFLALVVAFVPFPGATLLARLVDTVLAFPSFLIALAFTFLYGGAGVFGTAGFLYSPWGVLLAEITFYTPFVMRPALAAFSQVPSAQLDVAASLGARPGRVLWRVVLPEALPSLASGACLVLLLTMNEFGIVLFLGAKGVSTLPMLVYGKGIVTFDFPAASVVAVVNVVLSLVLYAVYRRVVGKGGRRAAVDAA
- a CDS encoding fumarate hydratase → MPPTTFQHTEVLPLGKDTTTEYRLVTADGVETVEAAGRKFLKVDPEALTTLARTAITDIQHLLRTSHLQQLRAIVDDPEASGNDRFVAMDLLRNAAISAGGVLPMCQDTGTAIVIGKRTEGVLSGGDDERALSQGIFDAYQQLNLRYSQMAPINFWEERNTGTNLPAQVELYHKDSDSADPSYEFLFMAKGGGSANKTFLYQETKAVLNPKRLARFLDEKLRSLGTAACPPYHLAIVVGGMSAEFNLKVAKLASARYLDNLPTEGSELGHAFRDRDLEQQVLEMTRQFGIGAQFGGKYFCHDVRVIRLPRHGASCPVGVAVSCSADRQAKAKITSEGVFIEQLERDPARFLPDVTEDGLSDEVVSVDLNQPMDQIRAQLAQLPVKTRLSLTGPLVVARDIAHAKIAERLDAGEEMPQYLRDHPVYYAGPAKTPDGYASGSFGPTTAGRMDSYVAQFQAAGGSLVMLAKGNRSKQVTAACKEHGGFYLGSIGGPAARLAKDCIKKVDVLEYAELGMEAVWKIEVEEFPAFIVIDDKGNDFFSETSEPVLQISFR
- a CDS encoding 2-aminoethylphosphonate ABC transporter substrate-binding protein, with protein sequence MRIRKATIVALVATLAGLLSACGGTAGGASGDQTVTVYTADGLEDWYNARFAEFKQQTGITVQAVTAGSAEVVSRVGKEKANTQADVLVTLPPFVQQAAKEGLLAASAPKGVDQVPAAQKDPQGRYYALMNNYLSFIYNPQQANPAPKTWNDLLDPKYKGKLQYSTPGEAGDGTAVLLQAQHVFGDQGALEYLGKLQANNVGPSSSTGKLQPKVAKGEVLVANGDLQMNLAEIDKSGGFSVFFPADAQGKRSTFALPYFAGLVNNAPHADNARKLLDFLFSPETQAKASDAYGIPARSDVKPQGPKAEKIAAAMSGVDIWTPDWNAVLGRLDADLAAYRKATGQ
- a CDS encoding TIGR03364 family FAD-dependent oxidoreductase; amino-acid sequence: MRILIVGGGVLGTQHAWQAVERGHEVLQLEREPEARGASVRNFGLVWVGGRAAGPELETAVRARELWERIGERVPALGFRPNGSLTVIRTDAELAVAQEVVAGPEAAERGFKLLDAKETRALNPALRGDFTGALWCERDAAVEPRTAQPALREALAASGRYRWLPGREVRNLTENGVVDDHGERHEGDVVVFCTGAWLGGLVREIAGEIPVRRVRLQMAQTEPLGEPLPTSVADGDSFRYYPAYRGTALDAMNEGQPQGEVAAQNAMQLLMVQRRDGSLTIGDTHEYEQPFSFDVTEDPYEHLAEVAAALFGRPLPKIRRRWAGVYAQATDQAAVVHRERLSGNAFLVTGPGGRGMTCSPAIAEDTAKELDW
- a CDS encoding SRPBCC family protein; protein product: MGTRQVSRSAVVAAVPERIFALLADPAQHPLIDGSGTVRASRGKAPARLSLGAQFGMEMRMGAPYRIQNTVVEFEENRLIAWRHFAGHRWRWLLEPTGDGRTEVTETFDWSTARSPLAIRLLGFPQRNAEAIEKTLARLGGMFPG
- a CDS encoding phosphonatase-like hydrolase; amino-acid sequence: MVTTELVVFDMAGTTVADDGLVERAFTAAIAAAGVSEEDERYAGMLDYVRETMGQSKITVFRALLGDEDLAQRANAEFEGSYGRLVAAGECKPVPGAEETIRGLREKGVRVAFVTGFAPMTQRALLDALGWPDLADLALAPGDGVRGRPYPDLVLAAALKLQVTDMRNIAVVGDTPADVRTGLAAGAGIVAGVLTGAGDRGELEAARATHVLDSVSALPAVLEGATQS
- a CDS encoding DoxX family protein, which gives rise to MEIALWTAQAALALLFALSGVLKSTMSRQRLLETGQTGVAAYPMPVVRFAAICELAAVLGLILPRLTGIAPMLTGWAAVGLAVVMIGAMAGHWRLAVTEHRPAEYRNVAANVVILGVCVFVAAGRL
- a CDS encoding ABC transporter ATP-binding protein, with the protein product MTPAVELRGVSVHFGATQALAPLDLSVARGETLALLGPSGSGKSTALKALAGFLRPSAGRVLLDGQDVTDLPPHRRGLGVVVQSYALFPHQRVADNVAFGLKARKMRRADVTRRVGEVLELVGMSEYARRYPRELSGGQQQRVALARALAIRPNVLLLDEPLSALDAALREDMVAELLRLRAELPDTTLIYVTHDQSEALALADRIAVLRDSRLVELGPCEQLYRRPATEFTASFLGAANLIPVELVRADGTVATVRLAGRELSAEPSGTLQPERPVALGVRPHRISVGEPGPDTFPALVRGVQWRGSGYRLDLRLTDEVCDIRAEVPDSPVLPAVGDRVGVSIPDGCPLVGVGG